A single window of Methanosphaera sp. DNA harbors:
- a CDS encoding mRNA surveillance protein pelota translates to MQIKKQDRKNQLIEVVAESTDDLWHLSHIVGEGDVVSTLTTRRIQDTNSGKTRADRGVKKTFYLTVKVEKVSFHKYTSNLRFTGTIQNEVEDLITVGSYHTINVEINKPIKIIKNWDKWSLRRLNTAVDASKRPTEIIVAIEDNTTDLGIIKQYGIEYRGPITGDISGKRNIQKDRKSKTMDYYADITSTIKQLGDVNKLIIVGPGFTKNGYYDYLQDKEPSLAKKSVLEATGAGGHAGIEEVLKNGLVESLSKDAKIAKETTAVNKLLEAIAKSMGDVTYGKNQCLSAANMGAIEKLLVVDHMIRDNTIQNIMNTTENMGGSVEIISSEHDAGKQLEALGNLGAFLRYPI, encoded by the coding sequence ATGCAGATTAAAAAACAAGACAGAAAAAATCAACTAATAGAGGTAGTAGCCGAAAGTACAGATGATCTATGGCACCTATCACACATAGTAGGAGAAGGTGATGTAGTATCAACACTAACAACACGAAGAATACAAGATACAAACTCAGGAAAAACAAGAGCAGATCGTGGTGTTAAAAAGACATTCTATCTGACTGTAAAAGTTGAAAAAGTAAGCTTCCATAAATACACATCAAATCTACGATTTACTGGAACCATACAAAATGAAGTAGAAGATCTGATAACTGTAGGATCATATCATACAATAAATGTAGAAATAAACAAGCCAATAAAGATAATTAAAAACTGGGATAAATGGTCATTAAGACGACTTAATACTGCTGTTGATGCATCAAAAAGACCAACAGAAATAATTGTAGCAATAGAAGATAACACAACAGATCTTGGAATAATAAAACAATATGGAATAGAATACCGTGGACCTATAACTGGTGACATATCAGGAAAACGTAACATACAAAAAGATAGAAAATCAAAGACTATGGACTACTATGCTGATATTACATCCACCATTAAACAACTTGGTGATGTAAACAAGCTAATAATTGTAGGACCAGGATTTACAAAAAATGGCTACTATGACTATCTTCAAGATAAAGAACCATCTCTTGCTAAAAAATCAGTACTTGAAGCAACAGGTGCAGGTGGACATGCAGGAATAGAAGAAGTTCTTAAAAATGGACTAGTTGAATCACTCTCAAAGGATGCAAAAATAGCAAAAGAAACAACTGCTGTAAATAAATTACTAGAAGCTATAGCTAAAAGCATGGGTGATGTAACATATGGTAAAAATCAATGCCTTAGTGCTGCAAATATGGGAGCTATAGAAAAGCTACTTGTAGTTGATCATATGATACGAGATAACACAATACAAAACATCATGAATACAACAGAAAACATGGGTGGAAGTGTTGAAATAATAAGTAGTGAACATGACGCTGGAAAACAACTAGAAGCACTAGGAAATCTAGGAGCATTTCTAAGATATCCAATATAA
- a CDS encoding glycosyltransferase: MKLLVFVTGRGIGGDAVTAYNITEALNDHGIDATVVLDPSAPGYYFKKRNVEWLKCPIPAAGGHAASKKTLIKAAFKSIKAALAGRSLIKQQNADGVIGVIGGGLVIGCLSAKLAGVPSIGVAATPTDTKMSLMLNPTLLLPESTRFTDDNVESKYDVKKQYSPIKTDIVNGDYHNIIDKMPENFNPEHKSVLFSSGSTLFDDMAKAARKFAEENDDVNIFIIGAPLHDGIDEIIDHPNIINLGYINYIKDLYDLIDLAVITDDGLTLHETIACKLPVVVVIGVKYGRYHALSKVFNGAVLESHVDDITEKVSYALEHHDEMQTAAANYSDGILNGLNDLVAFVKKHIREK, encoded by the coding sequence ATGAAGTTATTAGTTTTTGTAACAGGACGAGGTATTGGTGGAGATGCAGTAACAGCATATAATATAACAGAAGCTTTAAATGATCATGGTATTGATGCAACTGTAGTTCTTGATCCATCAGCACCTGGATATTATTTTAAAAAACGTAATGTAGAATGGCTTAAGTGTCCAATTCCAGCAGCAGGAGGACATGCTGCATCTAAGAAGACATTAATTAAGGCAGCATTTAAGTCAATAAAGGCTGCACTTGCTGGTCGTAGTCTTATTAAACAACAAAATGCTGATGGTGTAATTGGTGTTATTGGTGGAGGACTTGTTATTGGATGTTTATCTGCAAAGCTTGCTGGTGTTCCATCAATTGGTGTTGCAGCAACACCTACTGATACTAAGATGTCACTTATGCTTAATCCAACACTTCTACTTCCTGAGTCAACAAGATTTACAGATGATAATGTTGAATCAAAATATGATGTTAAAAAGCAGTATTCACCAATAAAAACAGATATTGTAAATGGTGACTACCATAATATTATTGACAAAATGCCTGAAAATTTCAATCCAGAACATAAAAGTGTACTTTTCTCATCAGGATCTACTCTTTTTGATGATATGGCAAAAGCTGCACGTAAGTTTGCTGAGGAAAATGATGATGTGAATATCTTCATTATTGGTGCACCTCTCCATGATGGTATTGATGAAATTATTGATCATCCTAACATTATAAATCTTGGATATATTAATTATATTAAGGATTTATATGATCTTATAGATCTTGCAGTTATTACAGATGATGGTCTTACACTTCATGAAACAATAGCATGTAAACTTCCAGTAGTTGTTGTTATTGGTGTAAAATATGGTCGTTATCATGCACTTTCAAAAGTATTTAATGGTGCTGTACTTGAAAGTCATGTTGATGATATAACAGAGAAAGTATCATATGCACTAGAACATCATGATGAAATGCAAACTGCTGCTGCTAATTATTCAGACGGTATATTAAATGGTCTTAATGATTTAGTTGCTTTTGTTAAAAAACATATTAGGGAAAAATAG
- a CDS encoding ferredoxin, with amino-acid sequence MYEVILEREDCTMCGNCVEIDDTIFTFDSDDIATIIGAERDDDVDEIEVDDPEVYKEAADNCTGECIEVYDEDGNPA; translated from the coding sequence ATGTATGAAGTAATACTAGAAAGAGAAGATTGTACAATGTGCGGAAACTGTGTAGAAATTGATGATACAATATTTACATTTGACTCAGATGATATAGCAACAATTATTGGTGCTGAAAGAGACGATGATGTAGATGAAATCGAAGTAGATGATCCTGAAGTATACAAAGAAGCAGCAGACAATTGTACAGGTGAATGTATAGAAGTTTACGATGAAGATGGAAATCCAGCATAG
- a CDS encoding DNA double-strand break repair nuclease NurA gives MLDILYEKVIVNRSQINEFFDNIRGNLDVDKIRSSYNECRFDKTIPDKTFAAVDGSLNKKKLMAAFIYALSSQTIIYDSKTHITKHSQAADVNYISSTQTSHINDILSHQMSILELKSTIDTLQKHPEIDYMLLDGMISGKILYLSINYEFPQQIEDMIQDKIDEIEQQLEDGNFPIEIVMNETIVNEIMQNGKFKPQEENEIKEQIIKYSQTLEELACINYLLENYSEKIVGVSKTSSTHNQFEQIIPDAAAVEYVCQNSGYTNPIENSNIKPLRRVTTQRRRTNEFPKYRSLSDRTFTTFFTRINNHGNVLKIELPYKIYSDKHETIQTILNDLNSISVDGYPYILKKAHDEVVIKQRDMDSIMKELGIFEKTGRDMLE, from the coding sequence ATGCTTGATATTTTATATGAAAAGGTAATTGTAAATCGAAGCCAGATAAATGAATTTTTTGACAATATCCGTGGAAATCTTGATGTAGATAAAATAAGAAGTTCATATAATGAATGCAGATTTGATAAAACAATACCAGATAAGACATTTGCAGCAGTAGATGGAAGTCTAAATAAGAAGAAACTAATGGCAGCATTTATCTATGCACTTTCAAGTCAGACAATAATCTATGATTCAAAAACACATATAACAAAACATTCACAAGCAGCAGATGTAAACTACATATCATCAACACAGACAAGCCATATCAACGATATACTCTCACACCAGATGAGCATACTAGAACTTAAAAGTACAATAGATACACTACAAAAACATCCAGAAATAGACTACATGCTTCTTGATGGAATGATCTCAGGAAAAATACTGTATCTATCAATAAATTATGAATTTCCTCAACAAATAGAAGATATGATACAGGATAAAATAGATGAAATTGAACAACAACTCGAAGATGGAAACTTTCCAATAGAGATAGTTATGAATGAAACAATAGTTAATGAAATAATGCAAAATGGAAAATTTAAGCCACAAGAGGAAAATGAAATAAAAGAACAGATAATAAAATATTCACAAACTCTTGAAGAACTTGCATGTATTAACTATCTTCTTGAAAACTATTCAGAAAAAATAGTAGGAGTATCAAAAACAAGCAGTACACATAATCAATTTGAACAAATAATACCTGATGCTGCAGCAGTTGAATATGTATGTCAAAATTCAGGATATACAAATCCAATTGAAAATTCAAATATAAAACCATTAAGACGTGTTACTACACAAAGACGTAGGACAAATGAATTTCCAAAATATAGAAGTCTTTCAGATAGAACATTTACAACATTCTTTACAAGAATTAACAATCATGGAAATGTCCTAAAAATTGAACTTCCATATAAGATATATTCAGATAAACATGAAACAATACAAACAATATTAAATGATCTTAATAGTATAAGTGTTGATGGATATCCATACATACTAAAAAAAGCTCATGATGAAGTTGTAATAAAACAAAGAGATATGGATTCTATAATGAAAGAACTTGGAATATTTGAAAAAACAGGACGAGACATGCTCGAATAA
- a CDS encoding ATP-binding protein, with protein MTEIIGRSIGETETGSLEFISKKLSAIGEYVCIDYNDMTVLGMITAVNRGSLTIDSDIRNPDLVEKIHALEGDLEHYVRGYIMILGDIHTLKIPRTPAPPGIAIRKATKEELEIVFQKPDSIRVGTVLTQPEVEVRVDVNKMVSRHLAILAMTGAGKSNTTTVIIDQLLAKKGTLLVFDMHSEYGSIDFSNGKKKTIAPKINPKDLTIGEFKSLMHIGENAVNQEKYLRDAYNHARSKVVDGHKINFIKEMGEYISDLARRIEDENKKHESIKQVNKKHYESIKQVEFKLDSLAKRYYKLFDSNDEADIVELITPGRVNIISLGSVDERSVDIIVKHTLTKILRQRKSGELKVPVFCIIEEAHMIVSERRSTESKYIISKIAREGRKFGVGLCLVSQSPKSLDSETLSQVNNLIILRLVEPNDQKHVQNSSESLSSDLLKQLPSLNIGEAILLGQMTNIPTMVKIDEFEGKVVGTDLDILKEWQNSVVEEEEEEDSQFDFIDDIGI; from the coding sequence ATGACAGAAATAATAGGACGCTCAATAGGTGAAACAGAAACAGGAAGTCTGGAATTTATATCAAAGAAGCTATCTGCAATTGGTGAATATGTATGTATAGACTACAATGATATGACAGTACTTGGTATGATAACAGCAGTAAATAGGGGAAGTTTAACAATAGATTCAGATATACGAAATCCTGACCTTGTTGAAAAAATACATGCACTAGAAGGTGATCTTGAACACTACGTACGTGGATATATTATGATACTTGGTGATATTCATACACTTAAAATACCAAGAACACCAGCACCACCTGGAATTGCAATAAGAAAAGCAACAAAAGAAGAACTTGAAATAGTGTTCCAAAAACCTGACTCAATACGTGTTGGAACAGTACTTACACAGCCTGAAGTTGAAGTTAGAGTAGATGTAAATAAGATGGTATCCAGACATCTTGCAATACTTGCTATGACTGGTGCTGGAAAATCAAATACAACAACAGTGATAATAGATCAACTACTTGCAAAAAAAGGAACACTACTTGTATTTGATATGCACTCAGAATATGGAAGTATAGACTTCTCAAATGGTAAAAAGAAAACAATTGCACCAAAGATCAATCCTAAAGACTTGACAATTGGTGAATTTAAAAGTCTTATGCATATAGGTGAAAATGCTGTAAATCAGGAAAAATACCTGCGTGATGCATATAATCATGCAAGAAGTAAAGTAGTAGATGGACATAAAATCAACTTTATCAAGGAAATGGGAGAGTATATATCTGATCTTGCAAGAAGAATTGAAGATGAAAATAAAAAACATGAATCCATAAAACAGGTCAATAAAAAACATTATGAATCCATAAAACAGGTCGAATTTAAGCTTGACTCACTTGCAAAAAGATACTATAAACTCTTTGATTCAAATGATGAAGCAGATATTGTTGAACTTATAACACCAGGACGTGTAAATATTATCTCACTTGGAAGTGTTGATGAAAGAAGTGTTGATATTATTGTAAAACATACACTTACAAAGATTCTAAGACAACGTAAAAGTGGAGAACTTAAAGTTCCAGTATTTTGTATAATAGAAGAAGCACACATGATAGTATCAGAGAGACGTTCAACAGAATCAAAATATATTATAAGTAAAATTGCACGTGAAGGACGTAAATTTGGTGTAGGACTGTGTCTTGTAAGTCAAAGTCCAAAATCACTTGACTCTGAAACTCTCTCACAGGTAAATAATCTTATAATACTAAGACTTGTTGAGCCTAATGACCAGAAACATGTACAAAATAGTAGTGAAAGTTTAAGTTCAGATCTGCTCAAACAACTTCCATCACTTAACATTGGTGAGGCAATACTACTTGGGCAGATGACAAATATTCCAACAATGGTAAAGATTGATGAATTTGAAGGTAAAGTTGTAGGAACAGACCTGGACATACTAAAAGAATGGCAAAATAGTGTAGTTGAAGAAGAAGAGGAAGAAGATAGTCAATTTGACTTTATAGATGATATAGGGATTTAA
- a CDS encoding DNA repair exonuclease produces the protein MMKIAHMADTHLGHRQYGIEEREDDLYEAFKNVIDDMIERDVDVVLHSGDLFQNPKPQIKAILAAKEGFEKLKKHNIPVYAIAGNHDIMRKSGTKIPHELFIDDNFHVLTTRKNHVVVNGEVFIAGLPFLQRSEEKVIERLLEQIQEASQGYKYKILMLHGGLEKFNEGTFEYEFSNKALPEGFDYFAMGHIHQKLTGDFKGAEVAYAGSIERIDKKEQLDHQNKPKGYNLLTLSDGKVEYEEIAVPLKREFLIRDIEYPKFDEQLENLVNEITTINEKTKQNPILHLTIKDGRFEKSEISPILHKTLDDITLTLKVKYRPIEDEEEEIFSNVEKEHLTPEYFINERVMAEFENETISRYAVDLYEQLAQKNMEESGNLASRLYNEIYNEN, from the coding sequence ATGATGAAAATAGCACACATGGCAGACACACACCTTGGACACAGACAATATGGAATAGAAGAACGTGAAGATGACCTTTATGAGGCATTTAAGAACGTTATTGATGATATGATAGAACGTGATGTTGATGTAGTTCTACATTCAGGTGATCTATTTCAGAATCCAAAACCACAGATAAAAGCAATACTTGCAGCAAAAGAAGGATTTGAAAAACTTAAAAAGCATAACATACCAGTATATGCAATTGCAGGAAATCATGACATAATGCGTAAGTCTGGTACAAAAATTCCACATGAACTATTCATTGATGATAATTTCCATGTACTTACAACACGTAAAAATCACGTAGTAGTTAATGGAGAAGTCTTTATTGCAGGACTTCCATTTCTTCAAAGATCAGAAGAAAAAGTTATAGAAAGACTACTTGAACAAATACAGGAAGCATCACAGGGTTATAAATATAAAATACTCATGCTTCATGGTGGATTGGAGAAATTCAATGAAGGTACATTTGAATATGAATTTAGTAACAAAGCATTACCAGAGGGATTTGACTACTTTGCAATGGGACATATTCATCAGAAACTAACAGGTGACTTTAAGGGTGCTGAAGTTGCATATGCAGGATCAATTGAAAGAATTGATAAAAAAGAACAACTAGATCATCAAAATAAACCAAAAGGATACAATCTTCTAACACTAAGTGATGGAAAAGTTGAATATGAAGAAATTGCAGTACCACTAAAGCGTGAATTTCTTATACGTGATATAGAATATCCTAAATTTGATGAACAACTAGAAAATCTTGTTAATGAAATCACCACTATTAATGAAAAAACAAAACAAAACCCAATACTTCACCTTACAATTAAAGATGGAAGATTTGAAAAAAGTGAAATATCACCAATACTACACAAAACACTTGATGATATAACACTAACACTTAAAGTTAAATACAGACCTATAGAAGATGAAGAAGAGGAAATATTTTCAAATGTTGAAAAAGAACATCTTACACCTGAATATTTCATTAATGAAAGAGTTATGGCAGAATTTGAAAATGAAACAATATCAAGATATGCAGTTGACTTATATGAACAACTAGCACAGAAAAATATGGAAGAATCTGGAAATCTAGCATCAAGGCTATATAATGAAATATATAATGAAAACTAG
- a CDS encoding AAA family ATPase, whose protein sequence is MILNKLEIENFRSHKDTTIEFPRGITLIVGKNGAGKSSILEAISFALFGEINTSLDEAIRQPSSSSDIVDKMSVKLTFEHGGKTYVVMRQRRKNKTTVRLTELLDGHIKLISEKVNDVNNEIKAKIGLDKESFKNAVYIKQGEITKLTDATPAERKELVSKLLNIESVAKAYDNMKGVIDDYQKEYEKNTGKLESYTQKQESETKTKSEIETLEKIIKEYEVQLNEYEKLRDENIKIRDELEDKKNKYERVEIELRNTKAHLNEKESLLKDSDERLKEIKHKEELIKKIEVEIKPLPKLKELIELKNARDNDIEHLKNITKSIDDVEKNKKIIEKTRSGHEKYTSLKQQLDIKEKQLSEVQLEVNENSKVKHEIDKLSERCDDIFKTIAGELTGSMKLFDLKKPFPSPALYDEFLLEEKQITQKSIDDITNTINENIAKIRSYESIIKTTQKSLEDLRKVEGKCPICQSEITHEKHAQLQDDYESEISQNKQLIVKLEDTNSKLKCDLKVKQEYLDKLLSVKIDVIKSYDEEYRKSSNEVKEKQKLLPEIEKVEAKFIQMQNDIASIKVEIAELEDVKKSYDVAYGIVANSSSDYEANKLKETQLRSKIEKAKLKTAHLMSEVQVRDNVEVKVQYLESRKDELNTLKGEVTRKDDILNQHEDTLKQINKLKDKYSNYSTEINKLQYDPKEYETINSTCTSYKQKCESLEKILIENRTELRKENEKLTEIKAELKALDELRDENQNLYDYIKLLKEIREIYGKDGIQSDLRRAVRPKIEKRTQKIFDEFGFDYSEVTLDDDYEITITRQSETLTTKQLSGGEKIVIALALRLAIARILSNRNKLLILDEPTIHLDSERKENLLYIIQKTSIVSQMLVITHDEEMESLSDNIIKISKKDAISYIGDDEDESM, encoded by the coding sequence ATGATATTAAATAAACTTGAAATTGAAAACTTCAGATCACACAAGGATACAACAATTGAATTTCCACGTGGAATAACATTAATAGTGGGAAAAAATGGTGCTGGAAAATCATCAATACTTGAGGCAATAAGCTTTGCACTCTTTGGAGAGATTAACACATCACTTGATGAGGCAATACGTCAACCATCAAGTAGTAGTGATATTGTAGATAAGATGAGTGTAAAACTTACATTTGAACATGGTGGAAAAACATATGTTGTAATGCGTCAAAGACGTAAAAATAAGACAACTGTAAGACTTACAGAACTACTAGATGGACACATTAAGCTTATCTCAGAAAAAGTTAACGATGTAAATAATGAAATAAAAGCTAAAATTGGTCTTGATAAAGAATCATTTAAAAATGCTGTATATATAAAACAGGGTGAAATTACAAAACTTACAGATGCCACACCTGCTGAAAGAAAAGAACTTGTATCTAAACTTCTCAATATTGAATCTGTTGCAAAAGCATATGATAATATGAAGGGAGTTATTGATGACTATCAAAAAGAATATGAAAAAAATACTGGAAAGCTTGAAAGCTATACACAAAAACAGGAATCAGAAACTAAGACAAAATCTGAAATTGAAACTTTAGAAAAGATTATTAAAGAATATGAAGTTCAACTTAATGAGTATGAAAAGTTACGTGATGAAAACATAAAAATAAGAGATGAACTTGAAGATAAGAAAAATAAGTATGAAAGAGTTGAAATAGAACTTAGAAATACAAAAGCTCATCTAAATGAAAAAGAATCATTACTTAAAGATTCTGATGAAAGACTTAAAGAGATTAAACATAAAGAAGAGTTAATTAAAAAGATAGAAGTTGAAATTAAACCACTACCTAAACTTAAAGAACTTATAGAACTTAAAAATGCAAGAGATAACGATATTGAACATCTTAAAAATATAACTAAAAGTATTGATGATGTTGAAAAAAATAAGAAAATTATTGAAAAAACACGATCTGGACATGAAAAATACACATCATTAAAACAACAACTTGACATAAAAGAAAAACAACTCAGTGAAGTACAACTTGAAGTTAATGAAAATTCTAAAGTTAAACATGAAATTGATAAGTTATCTGAAAGATGTGATGATATATTTAAAACTATTGCAGGTGAACTTACAGGTAGTATGAAGTTATTTGATCTTAAAAAGCCATTTCCAAGTCCTGCATTATATGATGAATTTCTACTAGAAGAAAAACAAATAACACAAAAATCAATTGATGATATTACAAATACAATCAATGAAAATATTGCTAAGATCCGATCATATGAGTCAATTATAAAAACAACACAAAAATCACTTGAAGATCTCAGGAAAGTTGAAGGTAAATGTCCTATATGTCAATCTGAAATTACACATGAAAAACACGCACAACTTCAAGATGATTATGAATCAGAAATTAGTCAAAATAAGCAGTTAATAGTAAAACTTGAAGATACAAATTCTAAACTTAAATGTGACCTTAAAGTAAAACAGGAGTACTTAGATAAATTATTAAGTGTTAAAATTGATGTTATTAAAAGCTATGATGAAGAATATAGAAAATCATCAAATGAAGTTAAAGAAAAACAAAAGCTTCTCCCTGAAATTGAAAAAGTTGAAGCTAAATTTATACAGATGCAAAATGATATAGCATCTATTAAAGTAGAGATTGCTGAACTTGAAGATGTTAAAAAATCATATGATGTAGCATATGGTATAGTTGCAAATAGTAGTAGTGATTATGAGGCTAATAAACTAAAAGAAACACAGCTAAGATCAAAGATTGAAAAAGCAAAACTAAAAACTGCACACCTTATGAGTGAAGTTCAAGTTAGGGATAATGTTGAAGTTAAAGTTCAATATCTTGAATCAAGAAAAGATGAGTTAAACACCCTTAAAGGTGAAGTTACAAGAAAAGATGACATCCTCAATCAACATGAAGATACTCTAAAACAAATAAATAAATTAAAAGATAAGTATTCAAATTATAGTACAGAAATTAATAAATTACAATATGATCCTAAAGAATACGAAACAATTAACAGTACATGTACATCATACAAACAAAAATGTGAATCTTTAGAAAAAATTCTCATTGAAAACAGAACAGAACTCAGAAAAGAAAATGAAAAACTCACAGAAATAAAAGCAGAACTAAAAGCTCTCGATGAACTCAGAGATGAAAACCAAAACCTCTATGACTACATAAAACTACTTAAAGAAATACGTGAAATCTATGGAAAAGATGGAATACAAAGTGACCTAAGACGTGCTGTAAGACCAAAAATAGAAAAACGTACACAGAAAATCTTTGATGAATTTGGATTTGACTACTCAGAAGTAACACTAGATGATGACTATGAAATAACAATAACACGACAAAGTGAAACACTAACAACAAAACAACTCAGTGGTGGAGAAAAAATAGTAATAGCACTAGCACTACGCCTTGCAATAGCAAGAATACTATCAAATAGAAACAAACTATTAATACTTGATGAACCAACAATACATCTTGACTCAGAACGTAAAGAAAACTTGCTTTACATCATCCAAAAAACAAGTATTGTATCACAGATGCTTGTTATAACACACGATGAGGAAATGGAATCATTATCAGATAACATCATAAAAATATCTAAAAAAGATGCAATATCATACATTGGTGATGATGAAGACGAAAGTATGTAA
- the serB gene encoding phosphoserine phosphatase SerB — MIKLVVFDLDNVLIDTETIDEIAEINGNEEQISEITLQAMQGKIPFETSIRERVKILKGISVDDIDAKMNNISLNPGAKETAAELKKRGYTIAIITGSFDVIALKVKEWIGADYAFYNTLEVEDGKLTGEVSGPLVTQNKVDVLKGLVDELGITLDECVTIGDGANDLEMIKQAKIGIAYNAKPILKEHADIQINEKDLRKVLDIMTDEEKITKEEVVEEVDAQEEVQAEEVEAKDAEAQPEEQEDAMDYSKLNFQQLLQVKRTFEAELTELKNVRDNMNENTKAFRQERDKLNQELKETLNKALEKRNERDEINKEVRKFKELRNECNEELKKSEWGSGKKEISNIQAEINKIDKTIQTKVLDIRKENELVKRVSDLTKQLKKIQTNVDDEESAGDLKEKSEEYHQKVVELSDKAQAVHEDMIESFNKIDGIREKADEKHKEFINSRNAATAKHEEVKAKLTEIRKVNKFMDQAKSSSRSRKGEGKPDETKEKEEAEEIFQKFKDGKKLTTEEFLLLQKYNIM, encoded by the coding sequence TTGATTAAATTGGTAGTATTTGATCTAGATAATGTTTTAATAGATACAGAAACAATAGATGAAATAGCAGAAATAAATGGTAATGAAGAACAAATAAGTGAAATAACATTACAAGCAATGCAAGGTAAAATTCCATTTGAAACATCCATCAGAGAACGCGTAAAAATACTTAAAGGTATAAGTGTTGATGATATTGATGCTAAAATGAATAATATATCCCTAAATCCAGGTGCTAAAGAGACAGCAGCTGAACTTAAAAAAAGAGGATATACTATAGCAATTATTACAGGAAGTTTTGATGTAATAGCATTAAAAGTAAAAGAATGGATAGGTGCAGACTATGCATTCTATAACACACTTGAAGTAGAAGATGGCAAACTCACAGGAGAAGTATCCGGACCTCTTGTAACTCAGAACAAAGTTGATGTATTAAAAGGCCTAGTTGACGAACTAGGAATAACCTTAGATGAATGTGTGACAATTGGAGATGGGGCAAACGACCTTGAAATGATAAAACAAGCTAAAATTGGAATAGCATACAATGCAAAACCTATATTAAAAGAACACGCCGATATTCAAATCAATGAAAAAGACCTAAGGAAGGTACTTGATATAATGACAGACGAAGAAAAGATAACTAAAGAAGAAGTAGTAGAAGAAGTAGATGCACAAGAAGAAGTTCAAGCTGAAGAAGTAGAAGCAAAAGATGCTGAAGCTCAACCAGAAGAACAGGAAGATGCAATGGATTACTCCAAATTAAACTTCCAACAATTACTACAAGTAAAAAGAACCTTTGAAGCAGAACTCACAGAACTCAAAAATGTACGTGACAACATGAATGAAAACACAAAAGCATTCAGACAGGAACGTGACAAATTAAACCAAGAGCTTAAAGAAACACTCAACAAAGCACTTGAAAAAAGAAATGAAAGAGACGAAATCAACAAAGAAGTTCGCAAATTCAAAGAATTAAGAAACGAATGTAATGAAGAACTCAAAAAATCAGAATGGGGTTCCGGTAAAAAAGAAATCTCAAACATACAAGCTGAAATTAACAAAATCGATAAAACAATACAAACAAAAGTATTAGATATCAGAAAAGAAAATGAACTTGTAAAAAGAGTATCTGATTTAACAAAACAACTCAAAAAAATCCAGACAAATGTTGATGATGAAGAATCAGCTGGTGACTTAAAAGAAAAATCAGAAGAATACCACCAAAAAGTAGTAGAACTTTCTGACAAAGCACAAGCAGTACACGAAGACATGATTGAATCATTCAACAAAATCGATGGAATCAGAGAAAAAGCTGACGAAAAACACAAAGAGTTCATCAACTCAAGAAACGCAGCAACAGCTAAACATGAAGAAGTTAAAGCTAAATTAACAGAAATTAGAAAAGTTAACAAATTCATGGATCAAGCTAAATCATCATCCAGATCCAGAAAAGGTGAAGGAAAACCTGATGAAACAAAAGAAAAAGAAGAAGCAGAAGAAATCTTCCAAAAATTCAAAGATGGTAAAAAATTAACAACTGAAGAATTTTTATTATTACAAAAATATAACATAATGTAA